One segment of Nostoc flagelliforme CCNUN1 DNA contains the following:
- a CDS encoding TetR/AcrR family transcriptional regulator has translation MVRIKAEEVDRDNSVDKVQQILQGAMQEFLQHGYAGTSMDRVAVAAGVSKATVYSHFQDKEGLFKVLLEQLASKKNSSIFGTEPIEGEPAAILHQVATKALEQMLNDKEHSAFMRVLIGESGRFPELAQICVRALIKPVAETLTQYLAAPELKIPDPEATARILIGALVHFHITQNVMHGEDIIPMESDRLINALTHLINKCAD, from the coding sequence ATGGTACGCATCAAAGCTGAAGAAGTTGATCGAGACAATTCCGTTGATAAAGTGCAGCAAATTCTGCAAGGGGCAATGCAAGAATTCCTTCAACATGGCTATGCTGGCACAAGTATGGATCGGGTAGCAGTAGCAGCAGGTGTTTCTAAAGCGACAGTCTACAGCCACTTTCAAGATAAAGAAGGACTTTTTAAAGTACTGTTAGAGCAACTGGCAAGCAAAAAGAACAGTTCCATTTTTGGCACAGAACCTATTGAGGGAGAACCAGCCGCCATACTGCACCAGGTAGCAACCAAAGCATTAGAGCAGATGCTTAACGACAAAGAACATAGTGCATTTATGCGAGTACTAATCGGAGAATCTGGGCGTTTTCCTGAGTTAGCTCAAATTTGTGTTCGGGCGCTGATTAAGCCAGTAGCGGAAACTCTGACTCAGTATTTGGCAGCTCCTGAACTAAAGATACCTGACCCAGAAGCAACAGCGAGAATTCTCATAGGAGCATTGGTGCATTTTCATATTACTCAAAATGTGATGCATGGAGAGGACATTATACCAATGGAAAGCGATCGCCTGATTAATGCCTTGACACACCTAATCAATAAATGCGCCGATTAG